Genomic segment of Halostella limicola:
GACGACTTCCGGCTGGAACTGGAGCCCGACGTCGCCTCCCGCTACGAGGGCCACGACCGGTTCGAACTCGGCGTCCGCCCGGGGTACTTCGACGCCCACGCGACGCCCGTCGACAACGCCGTCCGCGGCACCGTGAAGGTGACCGAACCGCTCGGCGACGAGCAGATCGTCGACGTCGTCGTCGGCGACCCGGACGGCGAACACCTGGAGTTCACCGTGATGGCCCCGAGCACGCTCGACCTGGAGCGCAACGGCGACGTGTGGCTCACCGTCGAGGACCACCTCGTCCACGGCTTCGACGTCACCACCGGCGAGCGCATCGTCCGTGACGCGGAGACGGAGCAGGTGGACCACCGCGTCGCGGGGTCGACCGAAGCGGAACGCCCGCAGCGGTAGCGGCTCGATTTTCGCCCCCTCGCGCTCGGGGGAAAACGGTAAGGCGGTGCCGGACGTGCGTATCGACACCAATGGTCAGTGTCGACTACATGGCACACCAGGAGCAGTACAGCCCCAGCAGACTCCTCGACTTCGCCGAGCTCGCGGAGGGGGCCGGTTTCGACCTCGTCTGGACCTCAGACCACTTCCACCCGTGGTTCCACACTGACGCCGAGGCCGGGCACGCGTGGTCGTGGATGGGCGCGGCGGGCGAGCGCGTCGACGTCGATCTCGGCACCTGCGTGACGCCCGCGACGGGACACTACCACCCGGGCGTGATGGCGCAGGCGTTCGCGACGCTGCAGGAGATGAACGACGACCGCGTGGTCCTCGGGCTCTCCACCGGCGAGGCGATGAACGAGACGCCGCTGGGCTACGACTGGCCGGAGTACGAGGAGCGCCGCGACCGGCTGGAGGAGACGCTGGAGATCGTCCGCGCGCTGTGGGAGGAGGACGGCTTCGTCAGTTACGACGGCGACCGCTTCCAGCTGAACGACGCGAAGCTGTACACCGAGCCCGACCGGGACCCGGAGATCCACGTCGCCGCGAACGGCCCGAGCACCGCCCGGCTCGCCGCCCGCCACGCGGACGGGTTCATCACCGTGAAGAAGGGCGAGGAGTACACCGACCGACTGTACCCGGCGGTGCGGCGCTACGCCGAGGAGGAGGGCAACGACCCCGACGCCATCGAGACGACGCTGCTGGTCATCGCCTCCTACGACGAGGACTACGAGCGCGCCGTCGAGAGCACGCGCCCCTGGTGGGCGACCACACAGGACGTGTTCGACCGCGCGCTGGCGAACCCGATGGAGATAGAGCAGGAGGGCGAGAAGGCCACCCGCGAGCAGGTCGAGGAGAAGTTCCTCATCGCCGACTCGCCGGCGGACCTCGCCGCGGAGCTGGAGCGGTTCGCCGAGATGGGGTTCGACCGCATCGCCGTCGCCAACACCAGCCCCGACCCCGAGCGGTTCTTCGAGGTGATGGGCGACGAGGTCGTCCCGACGCTGTGAGCCGGCCCGAGCGCGGCGCTCGCCGCTCCCGAGTCCGTTCGTCCGAATCTTTATGAGACATCACGAGAAACCGTCCCAACCGAGAGATGCCTGAACTCACCGGTGGCGAGATCATCGCCAGATACCTCGAAAAGGAGGGCGTAGAGTACCTCGTGGGCATTCCGGGCCACGGGAGCACGAACCTGTTGGACGCGTTCAACGACTCCGAGGTCGACGTGATCCAGCCCCGCCACGAGCAGGGCGCGGCCCACCTCGCGGACGGCTATGCCCGCGCCAGCGGCGACCCGCTCGCGGTGTTCACGTCGATCGGGCCGGGCGCGACCAACACCGTCACGGGCGTGGCGACGGCGTACGTCGACTCCATCCCGATGGTCGTGTTCACGGGCGCGCCACAGACCCACGAGTACGGCGAGGGGATCCTCCAGGAGATCGACCGGCAGAAGCCGGGCGACTTCCCCAGCGTGATGGAGCCGATCACGAAGCAGTCGTTCGTCGTCGACGACGTCGAGCGCCTGCCGCGGATCCTCCGCCGGGCGTTCCAGATGGCGCTGGAGGGCCGTCCGGGCCCCGTCCACGTCGACGTGCCGATGGACGTGCAGGGCAACGCCGCGGACGTCGAACTCCCGGACCCGACCACCTCGCGCTCGCACAGCCGCCCCGGTGGCGACCCCGAACACGTGGAGGAGGCCGCCGACCTGATCGCCGACGCAGAGCGCCCCGTGATCGTCCCCGGCGGCGGGACGATGCTCTCGGAGGCCTGGGACGAGGTACAGGAGCTCGCGGAGCACCTGAAAGCGCCCGTCATCCCGACGTTCCAGGCGAAGGGGATCATCCCGGAGGACCACGACCTGTTCGTCGGCTACGCGGGCTGGATCGGCTCCTCGGCGGGCAACGAACTCGCCAGCAACGCGGACGTGGTGCTGGCGATCGGCTGTCGGTTCTCCGACCTGCACACCTCCTCGTTCGAGCCCGGCGTGAGCTTCGAGATCCCGCCGTCGAAGCTCGTCCACGTCGACATCGACCCGAGCGAGATCGGGAAGAACTACCCCGTCGAGGTCGGCATCCAGGGCGACGCGAAGGTCGTCACGCGCCAGATCCGCGACGCCGTCGCCGACCGCGTCGACGAGGTGTCGACCGAGGACAACGAGTACTACGACGAGATCCAGCGCCTCTGGGCCGAGTGGGAGGAGCGCGTCGAGGCGCGCCACACCGACGACGTGCCGATGTCCATCTCGCGGGTGCTCGCCGGGCTCCGGGACGTGATGGACCGCGACGGGATGGTCGTCTCGTCGGCGGGCCAGCCCCAGGAGACGACCAACCCCGAGTTCCCGGTGTACGAGCCGCGGACGAACATCTCCTGTGGCGGCTTCTCGACGATGGGCTTCGGCGTCTCGGCCGCCATCGGCGCGAAGCTCGCCGAACCCGACCGGCAGGTCGTCGACGTCGAGGGCGACGGGAGCTTCATGATGAACAACCAGGAGGTCGCCTGCGCCGTCGAGCACGACGTCGACGTCACCTACCTGATCGTCAACAACCACGGCTGGAAGTCCATCCGTAACCTCCAGTGGGACAAGTACGGCGAGGACCGCATCCTCAACACGGAGTTCGACGAGGAGACGGACGTCGACTTCATGGCGCTGGCCGACGCGTTCAACCTCGGCTACGCCGAGCGCGTCGTCAAGCCGGAGAACCTGAGCGGCGCGCTGCAGGGCGCGCTCGACCACGACGGCCCCGCAATGGTGGAGGCGATCGTCGAGCCTGACAACCCCGACTCCGGCGCGATCATCACCGGCGAGTGGGACCTCGCCGACCTCGAGAAGTAATCGCACCGTCGCGAAGTCCGCGCCGCCGCCCGTCCCGAGCGGCCCGCTCAGAGTCGCTCATCGGCCGGGACTGACCGCTCCGCCCGGAATCGGCCGTCGGCCTCTGTCAGCCGCCTGCCTTCGAACGTCATCCCATGGTTCTCCCGGGCGGGGCGGTCACCGGTCGACTTCGGCGGCGTCGACCGGATCGTTCACCCCGTTTTGCGGCGACTCGCCGGCCAGCACGCGGCGGACGTCGCGCGCCGCGGTCCGCCGTCGCTCCGCGTCGGCTTCTTCCGAGTACCACGCGACGTGCGGCGTCAGCACTACGTCCTCGCGCTCGGCCAGCGGGTGGTCGAACGCCGCCGCGCCCGCGTCCTGATCGGCGGGTTCGTCGGCGAACACGTCGAGCCCGGCGCCCGCTATCTCTCCCGACTCCAACGCCGCCAGCAGGTCGTCCTCGACGACGAGGCCGCCCCGGGCGACGTTGAGGAAGTGAGCGTCCGACCGCATGCGGGCGAAGGCGTCCGCGTCGAACGTCCCCCGCGTCTCATCGGTGAGCGGCGCGTGCGCCGAGACCGCGTCGCTGCGCGCCAGCGCGTCGTTCAGGCCGACCTTCTCGACCCCCGCGTCGGCCATCTCCTCGCGGTCCACGTAGGGATCGCTGGCGACGATGTCCATCCCGAACGCCCGGGCGCGCTCGGCCACCCGGCGGGCGATGGCGCCGAAGCCGACGAGGCCGAGCGTCGACCCGCGCAGGCGGTGCAGTTCGACTGGGCGGCGCTCCCACCGACCCCGCTTCATCGCCGCGTCGTAGCCGTGGATGTTCCGCCGCAGCGCGAGCAGCAGCGCGAGCGCGTGGTCCGCGACCTCGTCGAGGCAGTAGTCGGGGACGTTGACGACGTGGATCCCTCGACTCGCGGCGTACTCGTGGGCGACGCCGTCGACCCCGATGCCGCAGCGCGCGATCACCCGACACCGCTCCAGTTCGTCGATCACCTCGGGGGTGTAGGGCGCGACGTGCAGGCGGTCGATGACGGCGTCGACGTCGCGAAAGGCGTCCGCGAGGTCGTCGCTCGTCGCCACGTCGACCGCCCGGAGGTCGACGTCCGTCCCGTCGAAGACCTCGCGCTCGACGGCGAGGTCGTAGTCGCTCGCGGCCGTCAGGCCGACCACGCGCGGTTCGCTGGCGTCGGTGCTATCGCTCGCGCTCTCGCCGCTCATACCGGACCTTCGCGCGCATCGGACTTCAACGTACCCCGGTGAGCGGGTCCGGTGGCCGCCGGCGCCGCGGCGCGGATGGAAAAGCAAAACACTGTCCGCGCGAGAGGGGAGACCGTGACAGCTGACGACGCGAACGCGGGGGGAGCGCGCGGAACCAGGCTGTGGTGGACGCTCGTCATCTTCCTGTTCGTCGGGATCGACGGCGTAGGGTTCCAGATGCGCGGCGCCTTGCTGCCGAGCCTCGAGGAGAGCTTTCGGGTGTCGCCGGGGCTGCTCGGCCTCGTCGCCACCGCGGGCACCGTCGGGTTCGTCGCGGCCGTGCTGACGACCGGCGCGGCGGCCGGCCGCGTGGACGTCCGGAAGGCGATGCTCGCGAGCGCCGCGCTCGTCGGGGTATGCGTGTTCGCGATGGGGCTCGCGCCCGCCTTCGTCGCCTACCTCGGCGCGCTGCTCGTCCGCGGCATCGCCACCGGCCCGTTCCGGACGCTGGACCGGGCCGCACTGAGCCACCTCTACCCCGCCGACCGTGCGAAGGCGTTCAACCGCTACGCGCTCGTGTGGGCCGTCGGCGCGACGCTCGGGCCGGTGCTGGTCTCCGGCGCGGTCGCGCTCGGCAACTGGCGGTACGCCTACTTCGGACTGGCGTTCGCCTTCCTCCCCGTCGTGGCGATCCTGTGGCGGCTCGAACTCCCGGACTCGGTCGAGACCGAGCGCCCGCTCACGCTGGCGGACGTGCGCTCAGTGCTGCACCGGCCAGCGGTCGCCGGGATGTGTGCCGCGCTCGTCATCACCGGCGGCATCGAGGGGAGCCTGTTCACGTGGCTCCCGTACTTCGCGGCCCGGCGACTCGACGACGGGACGGCGTCGCTCGTCCTCTCGGCGTTCCTCCTCGCGTACGTCCCCGCCCGCCTGTTCTACAGCGTGGTCGTCGACCGCCTGCGCTCCATCGACCTCGTCCTCGCGCTGGGCGTCCTCTCGCTCCCGACGCTGTACGCGACGGTGTACCTCGCGTCGGGGCGGTGGCTGTTCGTCGCCGTCTTCGCGCTCGGCTTTCTGATCTCCGGCATCTTCCCGACGCTGTCGGCGTTCGCCGTCGACGCCGCGCCGGAGTTCAGCGGCCCCATTAACGCGCTCGCCACCAGCGCCTCCTACGGCGGCATCGCGACGGTGCCCGCGCTCGTCGGTCTCTACGCCGACCGGTACGACATCCGCGCCGCGCTCGGTCTGCTCCTCCTCGGTCTGGTCGCGTTCGTCGGCGTGACGGCGGCGACCCGCCGCTCGACCGGCCCCGACCCCGCTCCCGCCGCGGCGGGCGACTGATCCGCCCGCGCCTCAGAACGCCTGCCACCCGCCGTCGACGTACAGCAGTTCGCCCGTCACGTAGTCGGCCTCCTCGCTGGCGAGAAACAGCACCGCGCCCGCGATGTCCTCCGGGACGCCCGCGCGCCCGAGCGGCACGGGCTTCGTCAGGTCGCCGGCCTTCACGGCCACCTTCTTGCGCTCCGCGCCCGACCCGAACTCGGTCGCGATGTGACCCGGCGCGACGGCGTTGACCCGGACGTCGTCGCCGGCGAGTTCGAGCGCCGCGCCGCGAGTGATCATCTTGATCGCCCCCTTCGTCGCGTCGTAGGGGATCTGGTCCTCCTGCGCGTGCGTCGAACTGATCGAGGCGGTGTTGACTATCACGCCGCCCTCCCCTCGCTCTCGCATGGCCTCGGCGGCCGCCTGACATCCGAAGAAGACGCCGCCCGCGTTCACGTCGTGGAGCCGATCGAACGACTCCCGCGTCACCGCCTCCAGCGGCGCGCGCTCGAACAGGCCGGCGTTGTTCACCATCACGTCGACGCCCCCGAAGTCGCGGGCGCGGTCGACGGCCGCGCGGACGGCGTCGGTGTCCGTCACGTCGCACTCGACGAACGCCGCCTCCCCGCCCTCGTCCCGGATCTTCTCGTGCGTCGGTTCCTCCGTCCCCTCGTCTTTCGGGGCCGCCCGCAGGTCGGCGTTGACGACGGCCGCGCCCGCCGCGCCGAACCGGAGCGCGATCGCTCTCCCGATGCCGGAACTGCCGCCGGTGACGACGACCGTCTCCCCGCCGAAGTCGTAGCTAACGCTGCCCATGACGGTTCCACCTTGGGCTATCGAAGCCTTAGTTCTAGGCACCGCGACGAAACCAACCGCGATCGTTCCGAGTGATACGCTCCGCTATCTCGGCACCCTATTATGAAACCGCTTTGGTAGGAATATGGTAGCATCATGAGTTAGTAAATAACGAGTCCGTCTCGTTCCCCCGTCAGGTGGAATGTGATATTTCGCCATCTAGAAGCCACTAGGGCCGGAATAGGAGGGAATTACGTTCCCCATTCGGCTGTTCGAGATTCTAGAGCGCAGACTCCGATAGAAAAACACTGAATTGCCCCTTCAGGCAGTATCTGCCGCCTCATGAGGAGAATTCGGCGCCCTCATACGTAGCACATATATTAGGAAGCGGCTTCCAATAGGTAAGATAAAGATAATACATCGGAAAATTATATTTCTTCGGAACTCACTGCGCGTGTCGGGTCAGCACCGCGGGGCCGACTTCCCGGCGGAGCGCGAGCACGCGGCCGTAGTCCTCGCGCGTGAGGACGCCGACGACGGACCCGTGTTCCTCGACGAGCGCGTGCCCCTCGCGGCTCCGGTCGAACGACGCCAGCGCCTCGAAGGCGTCGGCGTTCGCGTCGACGCGCGGCACCTCGCGCGCCACGGAGCCGACGGTCGTCGACTCGCGGTCGCCCTCGGCGACGGAGCGGAGGTCGCCCAGCGTCACGACGCCGACGACCGTTCCGCCGTCGCTCACGGGGTAGACGGTCCGGCGGTCCCGGAACATGCGACCGGTCAGGTCCGCGACGGACGACCCGGCCGAAATCGGTTCCTGGTCGCCGGACATCACGTCGCGCACCGCGAGGCCGTCGAGCAGTTCGTCCATCATCACCGACCGCGACTCGGTCGTCGCGGCGCCGTAGATGAAGAAGGCCAGCAGCAGCATGATCACGTCGAACGCCAGCACGCCGACGACGGCGAACAGGACGGCGAAGACGACCCCGATGCGCGCGGCGATGCGCGTCGCGCTCAGGTACGGGCGGTTGCGGGCCAGCAGGGCCCGGAGGATGCGGCCGCCGTCCATCGGGAACGCCGGCAGCATGTTGAAGACGGCGAGCGCGACGTTCGTGATCGCGAGCCACCCGAAGACGAACCTGACGACCGGCAGCGACGACGGCGTCGCGAACAGGGCAGCATAGCTCGCACCGGCGACGAGGACGCTCGTGATCGGGCCGGCGATGGCGATCCGGAACTCGCGGTCCCACTCGCGCGGGATCTCGCTGAGTGCGGCCAGGCCTCCGAGGATCCACAGCGTGATCGACTCGATGGAGAGGCCGTACCGCAGCGCCACCCACGAGTGACCGAGTTCGTGCAGCAGGACGCTCACGAACAGGCCGACCCCCGCCGCGACGCCGATGATCCAGGGGTTCGACCCCGCTTCGAGGACGCCGGGGTCGAACCCGACGCCGGTCAGTCCCTCGATGAACCCCTCGTAGGCGGATATCTGCCCGCCGCTCCCGATGAGCCACGCCAGCACGGGGAGAAAGACGAGCAGCGACACGTTGATCCGGATCGGGATCCCCCAGATCCGAGCGACGGTGAAGTTTCGCATACCCGTAGAAGGGTCGAGATGCGGATAAGTCGTCCGCTCCCGGACCGTCAGTCGTCCAGTCGCTCCTGCCACTTCTGGACCTTCGCCAGCAGTTCGACGGGCGGCGTCTCGTCGACGTCGACGTCCGCGAGGTCGTCGAGCACGGCTTCGGTTTCGGGGTCGAGCGCGTCGCCGGTATCGCCGCCGTCGGCGCCCGCACCCGAAGCGTCGGCGCCCGCCGCCCCGCCGTCGGCCGTCGCCGTCTTCATCTGCCCGCTGCCGACGTCGAAGACGACCTGCTTCGGTTCGCTGTCGCCGCTCGCGTCGCCTTTCGCCTCGATGGCTTTCTCCTCGCGGAGGCGTTCGAGCACGTCCCGCGAGCGGTCGACGACGGGGTCCGGCACGCCGGCGAGGTCCGCGACGTGGATGCCGTAGGAGCGGTCGGTCGGGCCGTCACGGATCGTCCGCAGGAAGGTAACGTCGCCGTCGGTCTCGTCAGCGGCGACGTGGACGTTGGCGACGCGGTCGAGGTGGTCCGCGAGCGTCGTCAGCTCGTGGTAGTGGGTCGCGAACAGGGTCTTCGCCCGCACCTCGTTGTGCAGGTACTCCGTCGCGGCCCACGCGATGGAGATGCCGTCGTACGTCGCCGTCCCGCGGCCGACCTCGTCCAGGATCACCAGCGAGTCCTCGGTGGCGGAGTGGAGGATGTTCGAGAGCTCCTGCATCTCGACCATGAACGTCGAGCGGCCCTGCGCGAGTTCGTCGAGCGCGCCGACGCGGGTGTAGATGCCGTCGACGAGTCCGATCTCGGCCTCGCGGGCGGGGACGAAGCTCCCGATCTGCGCGAGCAGGGTGATCAGCGCCACCTGCCGCATGTACGTCGACTTCCCGCTCATGTTCGGCCCGGTCACGACCAGGAAGCCGCGGTCGTCGTCGAGTTCGGCGTCGTTGGGGACGAACTCGGTGGTCTGCTCGACGACGGGGTGGCGGCCCTGCTCGATCCGCAGGGCGTCGCCCCTGTGGAGCGTCGGGCGCGTCCAGTCGTTGTTGACTGCGTGGGTCGCGAGGCTCGCCAGCGCGTCCACCGTCGCCACCGTCCGGCCGACGTCCTGCAGGAGTTCGGCGCGGTCGGCGACCTCGCGGCGGAGCTGCTTGAACAGCTCGTACTCCAGTTCGCCGCGCCGTTCCTCCAGCCGGAGGATCTCGCGCTCCTTCTCCTCCAGTTCGTCGGTGACGAACCGCTCCGAGTTCTTCAGCGTCTTCACGTTCTCGAAGCCCTCCGGCACCTGGTCGGCCTCGCTCTTGCCGACCTGCACGTAGTAGCCGTCGGTCTTATTCCGGTCGACGGTGACGTGGGTGAGGCCGTGCTTCGACTTCACGCGGCCCTCGAGCGTGTCGAACCACTCCTGTAGCTCCTCGTGGCGGGCGATCACCTCGTCGAGCTCCTCGTCGTACCCGCGGGTGAGGAGGCCGCCCTGCGTGACGGTCGACGGCGGGTCCTCGGCGAGCGCCTCGTCAAGCGTGTTCCGGAGGTCGGCCGCCGCCGCGCGGTCCGGGCGCGTGACGATCTCGGTCAGCGGCGACTCGGCCAGTTCGGGGTCGTTCTGGACGGCGTCGACCAGATCGGGGAGCATCCCCAGCGTGTCCCGGACCCGGAGCAGGTCGGTCGCGTCGGCCGTCTCCGAACTCGCCTTCGACGCGAGGCGTTCGAGGTCGTACGCGTCGCCGAGCGTCTCGCGGAGCGCCTCGCGGGCCATCACGGCGCGGGTCAGCGCGGCGACGCTCTCCTGCCGGCGCTCCAGCACCTCGATCGCCCGCCGGGGGCGCTGGATCCACTCCTTCAGCAGGCGGCCGCCGGGACTCGTCACCGTGTGGTCGACCGTGGCGAACAGCGACCCCGATCGGCCGCCCTGCATCGTCTCCGTGAGTTCGAGGTTGCGCTGGGTCGTCGCGTCGAGTTCGACGTGGTCGTCGCCGTGGTACGGCTGCAGGCGCGTCATCGACGCCATCACGCCCGTCCCCGTCTCCTCGACGTACGAGAGGACGGCCCCGGCGGCGCGCACGGCCGGGCTCTCCTCCTCGACGCCGACGCTGTCGAGCGTCTCAGCGCCGAACTGCTCGCGGGTCGCGTGGCGCGCCCGCCCCGGCGCGAACGCGGCGGCGTCGTGGAGCGTCACCGCGGCGTCGACCCGCTCGCGGACGGCCGCGAGGAAGTCGTCGTCGTTGCGCACGTTGGGGCCGGGCAGGACCTCCGCCGGGTCGAACCGGTACAGCTCCGTCAGCGCCTGCCCGGTCGCGTCGTCGCCGTCGACGGCGGTGACGAGGAAGCGGCCGGTCGTCACGTCGGCGAACGCGAGGCCGTAGCCGTCGCCCTCGGCGACGACGGCCGCGAGGTACTGGGCGTCGGCCGAGGTCGTCTCCAGCAGCGTCCCGGGGGTGACGACCCGCGTGATCTCGCGGGCGTGGCCGTCGTCGGTCTCGTACTGGTCGGCGACGGCGACGCGGTAGCCGCGCTCGACCAGCGCCTTCAGGTACGGCGTCAGGTCGTCGAGGGGGACGCCGGCCATCGGGTACGACGACCCGTGGGAGGACTTCTGGGACACCTTCAGGTCGAGTTCGTCGCTGACCGTCTCGGCGTCCTCCGCGAAGAACTCGTAGAAGTCCCCGCACTGCATCGCCAGCAGGTCGGCGTCGGTCCCCTCCTTCAGGGAGAGGAACTCGCCGACGATCCCCGTCGCCTCTGTCATATATCCTCCCAGGTGCGACGGCGGCTAAAACCCTGCGGGTTCCGCGTCCGCGGTCGGACCGGCTCCGGCTCGACGCCGGGCTTACCTCTCCCCGACGGCCTCGTCCAGCGTCAGCGCCCGGTCGACCAGCGTCTCGGCGTTCGGCGCGAGCAGCTTCACGATGGCCTCCTTGCCGACCTCGCCGCGGTCGATCACGGCGGCGGGCGTGCCCTCGACGGACTCGAACGCGCGCCGGGCGCCCCAGCCCATCGTGCTGCCCTCCGTCGCCTTCACGTCCTCGGGCTCGGCGTCGCGGTCGTACTCCGCGACCGCCCAGTCCAGATCGCTGAGCGCCGCCTCCACGTCGTCGTCGAACCGGCAGTTGACGGCGAACCGGAGGTCGGGATCGTACTCGCGGGCCGACAGCAGGAAGCGTGCGACGTGGCTCGACGCGCCGAAGCGCACGCCGCGGTTCGGCTGGACGCCCCGCATCGTCCGGGTGATCCGCCCCTCGACGGCGGCGGTCTCGCCGACGCGCTCGGCGTACGGCGTCGCGCCGACGACGTTCATCCCGACCTCGGGCACCAGCGCGCTCACGTCGGCGTCGACGAACGCGTCGAGGACCGCCTCGACGGCCTCGGCGGTCGGCTGGCGGTCCGCGCGTTCGCGCAGCCCCGCGAGGTGGTGGACCGACCCCGGTCCCTCGCCCACGTCGTGGTGGTAGCGGATCGCCCGCTCCATGAACGCCGTGGCGTCTTCGACGGCGTCGCTGAGCGGCTCGCCGCTGGCGAGGCCGGCGGCGATGGCCGACGAGAGCGTGCAACCGGAGCCGTGCGTCGCCGCGCCCTCGACTCGTGGATGTTCGAACGTCTCGACCCCGTCCGCCGTGACGAGCACGTCCCGGACGACGCCGTCGTCCGCGGCGACGTGGCCGCCCTTCACCAGCGCCGCGTCCGCACCCATCGAGACGATCGCCTCGCCGGCCTCGCGGGCGCTCGCGGCGTCGACAGGCTCTATCCCCGTCAGCACGGCCCCCTCGTCGGCGTTCGGCGTCACGAGCGTCGCCTCGGCGACCAGGTCCTCGTAGGCGCTCTCGGCCTCGCGTTCGAGCAGTCGGTCGCCCGACGCCGCGACCATCACCGGGTCGACGACCGCCGGCACGTCCTCGGCCGCCACGCGCTCTGTCACCGACTCGATCACCGGCGCGGTGGCGAGCATCCCCGTCTTCACCGCCCGCACGTCGAAATCCTCGCGGACGGCGTCGTACTGCGCCGCCACCTCCTCGACGGGCAGGACGTGCGTGCTCTCGACGCCGGTCGTGTTCTGCGCGGTGACGCTCGTCACGACGCTCGTCCCGAACGCGCCGCGGGCCTCCATCGTCTTCAGGTCGGCCTGGATCCCCGCGCCGCCGCCCGAGTCGCTCCCCGCGACCGTGAGCGCGACCGGGCGGTCGACTGGTGCTGGCTGTCGCATACGCGGTTGTATTCTCCGGTGATACAAATCAGTAATGGGTCGGCGTTCGGTCCCTCACTCCGTCGCCAACCGGTCGTACACCGGCCACGACGAGTCGCCCTCCGGCTTCGGCACGTCCTCTCCGTCGGCGGCGACGCCCTTCCCCTCCAGAACCTCGCCGACTGCGGCGGCCGCCAGTCCCTCGTCTCGCAGCGCCGCCAGCACGCGGTCGGTGGCCTCGGGCGGCGCGGTCACCAGCAGCGTCCCCGAACTCGTCGCGCGCCACGGGTCGAAGTCGAGGGCGGCGGCGACGGCGCGGGTGTCGTCTGGCAGCGGGACCGCGTCGCGGTCGAACTCGATCCGAACGCCCGCTCCGCTGGCGAGTTCGTGGAGCGCGCCGTGGAGGCCGCCCTCCGTCGCGTCGTGCATCGCGGTGACGGGGCCGGCCGCCGCGGCCGCGACCGCGCCGCGGACGTGGTCGACGCCCGGAAGCCGGGCGGCCGCGTCGTCCAGCGTCTCCTCGTCCGCGGGGATCTGCTCGGGGTACAGCGACGCGAACAACGACGCCGCCTCGACGCCCGCGCCGGTCGTAACGATCAGGCGGTCGCCGGGGCGTGCGCCGTCCGGCCGCACCACGTCGTCGTGGTCGCCCACGGCCATCGCCGTCGCGCCGCCGACCCACGGGAACGCACAGCCGGAGTACCGCGCGGTGTGGCCGGTGACGACCGCCGTCCCCAGGTCCGTCAGCGTCTCGTCCATCGCCGTCCAGACGGCGGCGAACGCCTCGTCGTCCATCTCCGGCGGCAGGTGGAACGAGACCGAGAGGTGAGAGGGTGCGAGCCCCGACACCGCGACGTCTGCGAGCACGACGCCGAGCGCGAAGCGGGCCGCCCGCTCCCACCCGAGGCCGGGGAGGATCGAGACGGGGTCGGTCGCGGTCACGAGCGCAGTCCCGTCGACGTCGACGACGCCGAAGTCGACGCCGTGACGGGGGCCGACGGCCACGTCGTCGCAGTCCGCCCCGAGGTTCGGGTAGATGTACTCCTCGAAGAACGCGCGGTCTACCTTCCCGAGATCGCTCATACGCCGACTCCGGTCGGGGTCGGGAAAGTCGTGGTGGTCGCCGCCGCACCGGCCGATGCCGAACGCCTCTCGCCCCGCTACCCCGACGCCCGCGCAAGGTTTTAGTTCGAAGGCGGGTCAGTTATCGACTGGAGGTGAGACCCATGGCCGGTAGCGCTAGCTATCGCCGTGGCATCGGCTCGGAAGCGCCGCTTCCGACCGGCGCCCTCACCTCGCCGTCTCGGTACGACGTCGTCCTCGTGCTCGTCCCGGTCGCGTTCCTGGCCGCGCTGCTGGTCGGGGAGGCGGTCGACGCGCCGCTTCGGGTCCGCCTCGCGACGGCGGCCCTCGCGTGCCTGCCGTGGCTCGTCGACTGCCTGTTCCTGAATCCACCGACCGA
This window contains:
- a CDS encoding TIGR03557 family F420-dependent LLM class oxidoreductase, whose protein sequence is MVSVDYMAHQEQYSPSRLLDFAELAEGAGFDLVWTSDHFHPWFHTDAEAGHAWSWMGAAGERVDVDLGTCVTPATGHYHPGVMAQAFATLQEMNDDRVVLGLSTGEAMNETPLGYDWPEYEERRDRLEETLEIVRALWEEDGFVSYDGDRFQLNDAKLYTEPDRDPEIHVAANGPSTARLAARHADGFITVKKGEEYTDRLYPAVRRYAEEEGNDPDAIETTLLVIASYDEDYERAVESTRPWWATTQDVFDRALANPMEIEQEGEKATREQVEEKFLIADSPADLAAELERFAEMGFDRIAVANTSPDPERFFEVMGDEVVPTL
- a CDS encoding thiamine pyrophosphate-binding protein, translated to MPELTGGEIIARYLEKEGVEYLVGIPGHGSTNLLDAFNDSEVDVIQPRHEQGAAHLADGYARASGDPLAVFTSIGPGATNTVTGVATAYVDSIPMVVFTGAPQTHEYGEGILQEIDRQKPGDFPSVMEPITKQSFVVDDVERLPRILRRAFQMALEGRPGPVHVDVPMDVQGNAADVELPDPTTSRSHSRPGGDPEHVEEAADLIADAERPVIVPGGGTMLSEAWDEVQELAEHLKAPVIPTFQAKGIIPEDHDLFVGYAGWIGSSAGNELASNADVVLAIGCRFSDLHTSSFEPGVSFEIPPSKLVHVDIDPSEIGKNYPVEVGIQGDAKVVTRQIRDAVADRVDEVSTEDNEYYDEIQRLWAEWEERVEARHTDDVPMSISRVLAGLRDVMDRDGMVVSSAGQPQETTNPEFPVYEPRTNISCGGFSTMGFGVSAAIGAKLAEPDRQVVDVEGDGSFMMNNQEVACAVEHDVDVTYLIVNNHGWKSIRNLQWDKYGEDRILNTEFDEETDVDFMALADAFNLGYAERVVKPENLSGALQGALDHDGPAMVEAIVEPDNPDSGAIITGEWDLADLEK
- a CDS encoding C-terminal binding protein; this encodes MSGESASDSTDASEPRVVGLTAASDYDLAVEREVFDGTDVDLRAVDVATSDDLADAFRDVDAVIDRLHVAPYTPEVIDELERCRVIARCGIGVDGVAHEYAASRGIHVVNVPDYCLDEVADHALALLLALRRNIHGYDAAMKRGRWERRPVELHRLRGSTLGLVGFGAIARRVAERARAFGMDIVASDPYVDREEMADAGVEKVGLNDALARSDAVSAHAPLTDETRGTFDADAFARMRSDAHFLNVARGGLVVEDDLLAALESGEIAGAGLDVFADEPADQDAGAAAFDHPLAEREDVVLTPHVAWYSEEADAERRRTAARDVRRVLAGESPQNGVNDPVDAAEVDR
- a CDS encoding MFS transporter, with the protein product MTADDANAGGARGTRLWWTLVIFLFVGIDGVGFQMRGALLPSLEESFRVSPGLLGLVATAGTVGFVAAVLTTGAAAGRVDVRKAMLASAALVGVCVFAMGLAPAFVAYLGALLVRGIATGPFRTLDRAALSHLYPADRAKAFNRYALVWAVGATLGPVLVSGAVALGNWRYAYFGLAFAFLPVVAILWRLELPDSVETERPLTLADVRSVLHRPAVAGMCAALVITGGIEGSLFTWLPYFAARRLDDGTASLVLSAFLLAYVPARLFYSVVVDRLRSIDLVLALGVLSLPTLYATVYLASGRWLFVAVFALGFLISGIFPTLSAFAVDAAPEFSGPINALATSASYGGIATVPALVGLYADRYDIRAALGLLLLGLVAFVGVTAATRRSTGPDPAPAAAGD
- a CDS encoding SDR family NAD(P)-dependent oxidoreductase, translated to MGSVSYDFGGETVVVTGGSSGIGRAIALRFGAAGAAVVNADLRAAPKDEGTEEPTHEKIRDEGGEAAFVECDVTDTDAVRAAVDRARDFGGVDVMVNNAGLFERAPLEAVTRESFDRLHDVNAGGVFFGCQAAAEAMRERGEGGVIVNTASISSTHAQEDQIPYDATKGAIKMITRGAALELAGDDVRVNAVAPGHIATEFGSGAERKKVAVKAGDLTKPVPLGRAGVPEDIAGAVLFLASEEADYVTGELLYVDGGWQAF